The following proteins come from a genomic window of Proteiniphilum propionicum:
- the dnaG gene encoding DNA primase, translating to MIDHITIGRIQDAAQIVEVVSDFVTLRRRGVNYVGLCPFHDDRTPSFYVSPSKNICKCFACGEGGSPIHFVMKHEQLSYYESLKYLARKYNIEVVEKEFTDEEKQAQSDRESMFILNEYARDYFVKILHTHPEGKAVGLTYFRERGFRDDIIRKFQLGYSLEQRDAFSAEAQKNGYKRDYLLKTGLSAGGEYNRPLVDRFRGRVLFPVHTLSGKVVAFGGRILKKVENTGKYVNSPESEIYSKSNELYGIYFAKSAIVKQDKCFLVEGYTDVISMHQAGIENVVASSGTALTHGQIRMIHRFSENITLLYDGDAAGIKAALRGIDLLLEDDMNVKVVLLPEGEDPDSFAKKQNAEDFNRYIADNEVDFIRFKTQLLLEEVGDDPIKRAGLISNVVESIALIPNTITRSVYIQDCSQLLDMPERVLIGEINKIRRRNYEKKKEQKDKEASYSEKQEIGVATRSETGWKFSSGNPYDKYELEILRYIIRYGNTPIYKKFEKHKRKEGKAVIEEELLVEVGPGVTEFVLFDLERDKIAFSNDLYRQVFEEAVDHLEDASFDSGRYFLSHPDPEISKLASELMSDRYHLSKIHSKILGEEVGARDSRLSEENQLNSYVPRATTELKNAYILHKIKEIREEMKTGDPDKNLSLIVELKQLQEIKKVLSKELGERIILKY from the coding sequence ATGATTGATCACATAACAATAGGTCGTATTCAGGACGCCGCACAAATTGTGGAGGTGGTGTCCGACTTTGTTACGCTTCGCCGCCGGGGTGTAAATTATGTGGGGTTATGCCCTTTTCATGACGACCGTACTCCTTCGTTTTACGTCTCTCCATCAAAGAATATTTGCAAATGCTTTGCCTGCGGAGAGGGTGGGTCTCCCATACATTTCGTGATGAAGCATGAGCAGCTTTCATATTATGAATCTCTGAAATACCTTGCCCGCAAATACAATATTGAAGTTGTTGAAAAAGAGTTTACCGATGAGGAAAAACAGGCTCAGAGCGATCGAGAGAGCATGTTTATCCTTAACGAGTATGCACGGGACTATTTTGTGAAGATACTTCACACTCACCCTGAGGGAAAAGCTGTAGGATTGACTTATTTTCGTGAACGGGGTTTCAGGGACGATATCATAAGAAAATTTCAACTGGGATACAGCCTCGAACAACGCGATGCCTTTTCTGCAGAAGCGCAAAAAAATGGGTATAAACGCGACTACCTGCTGAAGACTGGCTTGTCTGCAGGAGGAGAGTATAACCGGCCACTTGTTGACCGTTTTCGCGGCAGAGTACTTTTTCCCGTCCATACTCTCTCGGGCAAAGTGGTGGCTTTTGGGGGACGTATTCTTAAAAAGGTAGAGAATACAGGTAAGTACGTTAACTCTCCCGAGAGTGAAATATATTCCAAAAGCAATGAACTGTACGGAATCTATTTCGCAAAGAGCGCTATTGTTAAGCAGGACAAATGTTTTCTTGTTGAAGGGTATACTGATGTTATCTCAATGCATCAGGCAGGTATTGAGAATGTTGTGGCATCGTCGGGGACAGCTCTCACTCACGGCCAGATTCGTATGATCCATCGTTTTTCAGAGAATATCACCCTGCTTTACGACGGTGATGCGGCGGGAATAAAAGCTGCATTGAGGGGAATCGACCTGTTGCTTGAAGATGATATGAATGTAAAGGTGGTGCTGCTTCCTGAAGGAGAAGACCCCGACTCGTTTGCGAAAAAACAGAACGCAGAGGATTTTAACCGGTATATCGCAGATAATGAGGTTGATTTTATAAGGTTTAAAACGCAGCTCCTGCTGGAGGAGGTAGGTGATGATCCAATTAAACGTGCAGGGCTGATATCGAATGTGGTAGAGAGCATAGCGCTGATACCCAATACAATCACACGTTCAGTGTATATACAGGACTGTTCGCAGTTGCTTGATATGCCTGAGCGGGTGCTCATTGGTGAGATAAATAAAATTCGCCGGCGCAACTACGAAAAAAAGAAGGAACAAAAAGATAAAGAGGCTTCCTATAGTGAAAAGCAGGAGATTGGTGTTGCAACAAGAAGTGAAACCGGTTGGAAATTCTCTTCTGGAAATCCTTACGATAAGTATGAACTGGAAATTCTGCGTTACATAATTCGTTATGGGAATACGCCCATATACAAGAAATTTGAAAAGCATAAACGGAAAGAGGGTAAAGCCGTTATAGAAGAAGAGCTGTTGGTGGAGGTGGGGCCGGGTGTGACAGAGTTTGTGCTGTTTGACCTTGAACGAGATAAGATTGCGTTTTCAAATGATCTCTACAGGCAGGTTTTTGAGGAGGCAGTTGATCATCTTGAAGATGCAAGTTTCGATTCCGGACGATATTTCCTGTCGCATCCCGATCCTGAGATCAGCAAGCTGGCATCAGAACTGATGAGCGATCGTTATCATCTGAGCAAGATACATTCGAAGATACTTGGAGAGGAGGTTGGTGCCAGAGATTCGAGACTTAGTGAAGAGAATCAGCTTAACAGCTATGTACCTCGAGCTACCACCGAGCTTAAAAATGCCTATATCCTTCATAAAATAAAGGAGATAAGAGAGGAGATGAAAACAGGAGACCCGGATAAGAACCTTTCTCTTATTGTTGAATTGAAACAGTTGCAGGAGATAAAAAAAGTTCTCTCAAAAGAGTTGGGAGAGAGAATTATATTAAAATACTAA
- a CDS encoding ABC transporter permease, which translates to MNKSGLVIQREYITRVRKKSFIILTLLMPLLMIALSVVPLWLSTLNEGGVKSIAVIDNTGTYAQLLKSTGKYHFHIVEEQEQQDTESRLGKDLFAILQITGDLNENPRAVSLTSDKQAPQELQSIIESTLNEKVTQQKLDELSSSSNVDAEAISRVRSIIEDGHKISLRTFRMGDDGNVSESSTELATIIGMVFTILIYMFILMYGNMVMQAVLEEKKSRIVEVMVSSVKPVNLLIGKIIGIGLVGITQLVIWGVLLGALFSGMSFLISSPEQAAAVSANMGDFNMEGVVSSILSVNWFEIAFYFLLFFIGGYVLYASIFAMFASAVDSDEDTSQFMTPVTLLIMFAFFAGFYSVSNPDGPLAFWTSLIPFTSPIVMMVRIPFGIPLWEKLLAVLLLYGTFILISVFAAKIYRVGILMYGKKPSIKEMLKWVRYK; encoded by the coding sequence ATGAATAAATCAGGATTAGTTATACAACGCGAATATATCACGAGGGTAAGAAAGAAATCATTCATTATCCTTACATTGCTCATGCCTTTGCTAATGATCGCTTTGTCGGTAGTTCCTTTATGGCTCTCCACCTTGAATGAAGGAGGGGTGAAGAGTATAGCGGTGATTGATAACACCGGCACTTATGCCCAACTGTTGAAATCTACCGGTAAATACCATTTTCATATTGTGGAAGAACAGGAACAGCAGGATACGGAGTCGAGATTGGGCAAGGATCTATTTGCCATTCTGCAGATTACTGGCGATTTGAATGAAAATCCGCGTGCTGTCTCCCTCACTTCAGACAAGCAGGCCCCGCAAGAGCTGCAATCAATTATCGAAAGCACTCTGAATGAGAAGGTAACCCAGCAAAAGCTTGATGAACTTTCATCGTCGAGCAATGTAGATGCTGAAGCTATTTCCCGGGTTCGTTCCATTATAGAGGATGGTCACAAAATATCTTTGAGAACCTTTCGTATGGGCGATGATGGAAATGTTTCGGAGTCGTCTACCGAGCTTGCCACTATTATAGGGATGGTTTTTACCATACTAATATACATGTTTATCCTCATGTATGGCAATATGGTTATGCAGGCTGTGTTGGAAGAGAAAAAAAGCCGTATTGTGGAGGTGATGGTCTCTTCGGTAAAGCCTGTAAACCTGTTGATAGGGAAAATTATTGGGATTGGGCTGGTTGGAATTACCCAGTTGGTGATATGGGGTGTATTGCTGGGAGCTTTATTCAGTGGTATGTCTTTCCTTATCTCTTCTCCAGAGCAGGCGGCAGCCGTGTCGGCAAACATGGGAGATTTCAATATGGAGGGCGTAGTCAGTTCCATCCTTAGTGTCAATTGGTTTGAGATAGCGTTCTATTTTCTTCTTTTCTTTATTGGCGGATATGTTTTGTATGCTTCAATTTTTGCGATGTTTGCCTCTGCAGTCGACAGTGATGAGGATACCAGCCAATTTATGACGCCGGTAACGTTGCTAATAATGTTTGCATTTTTTGCCGGATTTTACAGTGTGAGCAATCCCGACGGTCCTTTGGCATTCTGGACATCACTTATCCCATTTACTTCTCCTATAGTAATGATGGTGCGTATTCCATTCGGAATACCTTTATGGGAGAAGCTGCTGGCAGTTCTGCTGCTGTACGGTACATTTATACTTATTTCTGTTTTCGCAGCTAAAATTTACAGGGTTGGTATTCTGATGTACGGGAAGAAACCCTCCATAAAAGAGATGTTGAAGTGGGTCAGGTACAAGTGA
- a CDS encoding ABC transporter ATP-binding protein produces the protein MYLETTDVVKQYANHLALYRVSIGVPRGTIFGLLGPNGAGKTTLIRIITRITAPDSGGVMIEGRPSRNEDVYNIGYMPEERGLYKKMKVGEQAMYLARLRGLSKKDAHRELMIWFKRFDIMSWYNRKVEELSKGMQQKVQFISTVIHNPDLLIFDEPFSGFDPVNAEIVKNEMLRLKEEGKTIILSTHNMESVEELCDNIALIHKSQVVLQGNVFDVRKAHRPNIFRFRLFGNQFDLEHPSFTLLSKEPYHEFIDLRVKKSDDISSNELARLIFDRYEVVSYDEELPTMTDVFIKTVTRDSKQAEIEPVSFNLI, from the coding sequence ATGTATTTAGAAACCACCGACGTAGTAAAACAGTACGCTAATCACCTGGCACTATATAGGGTGAGTATAGGGGTTCCCAGGGGGACAATATTCGGCCTCCTGGGACCTAACGGGGCGGGAAAGACCACACTCATACGCATCATTACGCGCATCACCGCACCCGATAGCGGTGGGGTAATGATTGAAGGGCGCCCTTCGAGAAACGAAGATGTGTATAATATTGGCTACATGCCCGAAGAGAGGGGATTGTATAAAAAAATGAAGGTCGGTGAACAGGCTATGTATCTTGCCCGGCTGCGGGGATTATCGAAAAAGGATGCACACCGTGAACTGATGATATGGTTTAAACGGTTTGATATCATGAGCTGGTACAACCGCAAGGTGGAGGAGTTGTCGAAAGGTATGCAGCAGAAAGTGCAGTTTATCTCTACCGTTATTCATAACCCCGACCTGCTGATCTTCGATGAGCCCTTCAGCGGGTTTGACCCGGTAAACGCAGAAATTGTTAAAAACGAAATGCTTCGTTTGAAAGAAGAGGGGAAGACCATCATCCTTTCCACCCATAACATGGAGTCGGTGGAGGAGCTGTGTGATAATATAGCGCTCATCCACAAGTCTCAGGTGGTATTGCAGGGGAATGTGTTTGATGTTCGTAAAGCACATCGCCCCAATATTTTTCGTTTTCGCCTTTTCGGAAATCAATTTGACCTTGAGCATCCCTCGTTCACGTTGCTCTCAAAGGAACCTTACCATGAGTTCATCGATCTTCGGGTGAAAAAGTCTGACGATATCAGCAGTAACGAGTTGGCAAGATTGATTTTCGATAGATACGAAGTGGTGAGTTACGACGAAGAGCTGCCCACCATGACTGATGTCTTTATAAAAACAGTTACACGTGACTCTAAACAGGCAGAAATAGAGCCAGTCTCGTTTAATCTCATTTAA